One genomic segment of Candidatus Poribacteria bacterium includes these proteins:
- the pyrF gene encoding orotidine-5'-phosphate decarboxylase: protein MKKLKNRLIVALDTDDDGRIGWLSSRLRDTVGWFKMGFQALSALGMEAFQRFEQNGHNVFVDLKFHDIPNTVARDVGMMTKHGAQMINMHASGGFEMMQAARKSAEDATAENGIPMPILLGVTVLTSIDETGFQRSFGSERGLTKQVVYLAQLAQEAGLRGVVASPLEIESIRKACGDDFVIVTPGIRPKWSKSGDQRRITTPAAAIQRGADYIVVGRPIIEAENPVEATEMILEEMKGA, encoded by the coding sequence ATTAAAAAATTGAAAAACAGATTGATCGTCGCATTGGATACGGACGATGATGGGAGGATTGGCTGGTTATCCAGCAGGCTTAGAGATACAGTCGGTTGGTTTAAGATGGGCTTTCAGGCGTTGAGTGCTCTCGGAATGGAAGCTTTTCAACGGTTTGAACAAAACGGGCATAACGTCTTTGTTGACCTAAAGTTCCACGACATTCCGAACACAGTGGCACGTGATGTCGGTATGATGACAAAGCACGGTGCGCAGATGATTAACATGCACGCCTCCGGTGGGTTTGAAATGATGCAGGCAGCACGGAAAAGCGCGGAGGATGCAACTGCTGAGAACGGGATCCCAATGCCAATTCTGCTCGGTGTAACGGTTCTGACGAGTATTGACGAAACAGGCTTTCAGCGAAGTTTCGGCTCAGAACGGGGACTGACGAAACAGGTCGTCTATCTCGCACAGTTAGCGCAGGAAGCAGGATTGCGTGGTGTCGTGGCGTCACCGTTAGAAATCGAGTCGATACGGAAAGCGTGTGGCGACGATTTTGTAATCGTCACGCCGGGTATCCGTCCGAAGTGGTCGAAGAGTGGTGATCAGCGGCGCATTACCACACCAGCGGCGGCGATTCAACGCGGCGCGGATTATATTGTCGTCGGACGACCTATTATTGAGGCGGAGAATCCGGTGGAAGCCACCGAAATGATCCTTGAGGAGATGAAAGGGGCATAA